The following DNA comes from Naumovozyma dairenensis CBS 421 chromosome 4, complete genome.
TAGAACTATACGACaaaaaaaactattaaGTTTTGGTATATTTTGGTCATTGATTGCCGGTGCCACCAATCCAATCTTCTCATACTGTTTCAGTTACCTATTAAACGGTATCGTACCTATGACAAACGGCCAATATAGATCCCAATTGTATCTACTTAAATGGTCCTTCATTGTTTTAGGTATTTCTGCTGCTGATGCTATTTCTAACTTTTTGAAGTCTTATATTTTAGGGTACTGTAGTGAGTTATGGATAATGGATCTCAGAAATGAAGCGATGGCCGCTATAATGAATAAACGATTAGATTGGTTttctaaagaagaaaataagtCCTCTGAGTTATCtgctttattattaaatgacTTAAGAGACCTAAGATCATTAGTTTCAGAATTTTTAAGCGCTATGACAACCTTCATCGTTGTTTCTTTAGTTGGTTTAATATGGGCCTTGGTTTCAGGCTGGAAATTAAGTTTGGTTTGTATTTCAATGTTTCcattaattattttggTTTCAGGTATATATGGTTCTACACTACAAAGATATGAAACAATGTACAAAACAGCGGTTGCAGAATTAGAGAATCATGAGTATGAAATTATGACTAAAATAAAGACAATAAGATATTTGCAAGCaagtaaatattttattaaaaattataaagtattagaaaataacttgaaaaaaattgctCACAAACGTTCTATTGCTACAGGATTTGGTATTTCGATTACGAATACAATTGCAGTCTGTATCCAATCAAttctatattattatggTCTAAGGTTGGTTTTCAAAGGGGAATATAGCAGTAAAAAGATGTTTGAAACATTTACTTTACTATTGTTCACAATTATATCGTGTACCAGTTTAGTCAGTCAAATTCCCGATATTAGTAGAGGACAACGAGCAGCAAGCTGGCTATATAGAATATTGGATGAAAGTGACGACAACAAAGAGTCAGTAGATTCGGGTAGTAGAAGTgctgatattattatatctgGAAATACTAACTCTGTTCCCTTAATATCGATAAAAAACTTGAGATTCAGTTATCCATCGGCCCAAACGGTGGagatatataaaaatattacattACATGTAACGAGCTCGCAGAAGACAATCGGTATAGTAGGAGAATCTGGTTCAGGGAAATCGACACTAATGTACCTTTTAACAAAGCTTTATAAAACTCCGGCAAATTCCATTTATATTGATGGTACTGATGTCAATGAATGGGATACACTGAAATTGAGAAAACAGATCTCGGTTGTAGAACAAAATCCAACATTATTCGAAGGTACTGTTAGAGATAATTTAGTTTACGGGACTTTGAACGACATTagtgaaattgaaatctaTGATGTGCTAAAATATCTCGGTATATATGAATTCATCGAGAACTTACCAATGGGATTAGATTCAAGGATTGATACAAAATTGGTATCAGGTGGTCAAGCCCAAAGATTATGTATTGCAAGAGCCCTATTAAGAAAACCAACCATTTTAATCCTTGATGAATGTACATCTGCCTTGGATGCGGCTAGTGCCCACCTTATTAATAATCTCGTTAAAAATGGTCTACCTACTGTATTGACTATTGTTATTACACATAGTAAACAAATGATGGAGGCTTGTAACTCTCTTGCTGTTATCAAGGACGGTAGGCTTGCCGAACAAGGCAATTTTGCtgaattaatgaagaataaCAGCGAATTACGgagaattattaatgagttagattaaaaaaaattaaatatattctatgTTCCcttaaataattattaataatatactatTCAAAAGCTTCAGCTCATGAAAGTACTGATTTATCGAGGGAAAGAAACTAAAAGAATAATTACCTTTTTATTGTTGGCCTCTATCGTATCGTATTCTCTTCTCAACAGAATATATGTATCGTTCTCGATAATCGAAGCTATTCTTGACAGACCATCTGCGACAAGGTTTTCAACCAGCAAACATGTAGGTCTTTAGTCTATACGTACTTAGttaaaaattcaaacaCTGACATCCATGCAAAAAGATTAAGCATTTGATCGTATCATATTCTTTCAAGGCAACGAGGGAATTGTACAATCACCATCCTCTCTCTGAAATTCCTCCCAAAATATTGAGCTTCATGTTGCAATAGTAAGGCCAGATATTACGAGAATAATCTCAACCAGTAATTTCCGACAAGCTTGAAGGAATTTATGTAGGTGctatttttaaataattccTCTTTACAAGCTTCGTTTAAAACCACTTCCAAACAAACttattttcttaatttaatatcaatagGAATCCCAAAAATGTCCCAATAAGAGTGAAACCAGTCATCAACAGAAATATCGGCAAGTAAATGGCATAATCACTTGGAATAGGGAAAAAGGGTATTTTTCCATCCCAACCAAAGATCGGAAGGAACAACCATAATGTATAGAAAGCAGCAATAACCAAGATCAAAGCAAACCTATTCATTGACGTGATTACTGAAAGAGCTGGTAGCGACAATGTTTTGCCACCGAACAACTCTCgacatatatttcataGAGTTGTCTTTCTCCTGttgtttatttaatattctcAACTATTTTATTCACTAGCTAACTCAACttaaatcttctttttgCCGCCCAGCATGTTTTCCTGAAAAAATCGTTTCCAACGGCTGGAAAAATTTTCAGCTCATCGCATGGTAAGAATGCTTTATAAAACCAGTTATAGtagtatattttattagGATTCTTAGTCCAGAAGAACTCATCTTTTTAATGCAATTTTGGCAAATAAAGATTCTAGCTTAACCATAAAATATTGTATAAAAATGGCTAGAACAAGATCTGCTGGTAGCTCAAGAAAAAGTACCCCTGTTAATACTccaacaaaacaaaaaaaatttcaaagcAATCCCAAAAATAAGcaaaatgaagataaatcattaatacCTCAGGATAGAATCATCAACGCCATCACTCAATTGAACAAGTTTACATCTTCTTCCGATGATGCTAGTGAAGACAAAAAATCACAATTATTAGAGGATGATGAGTTATCTAAATCAGTTAACTTAATTGCTGTTAACGCAACATCCTTTTCTGGATCttccaaaaatttcaaatctaaATTATTGACCATCAAGAACTCCTTCTATAAGCCATGGAAAGCATCCAGTACTACCTCCATCAAAGATTTCAAAACTCTTTTAATCTTAAAGGACTCTGACATGAAGAATGTCACCGAAGATGACGTGTAcgataaattaaatgaatttggAATCACCATTGATGAAATCGTCTGTGgtaaagatttgaaaacgAAATATAAAGCTTTTGAAGCTAGAAGAGCCTTCATTTCTGAATTCTCTTTGATATTAGCTGATGATAACATAGTAACCACTTTGCCAAAATTACTAGGTGGTAAAGCTTACGAAAAAATTGAGACTACTCCAATCCCAATAAGGTGTTATGCTAACAAGGAATTCTCATTGAAGGCCTTAACAAATAGTATTAAGAAAGTATATCTGACTCAATTGCCTGTTAAACTGCCAAGAGGTACCACAATGAATGTCCATTTGGGTAATTTGGAATGGTTTAAACCAGAAGAGTTAGCtacaaatattgaaaatattaccGAAAGTCTAGTTAAAAATTATAAGATAAGAGCTATTTTCATTAAGAGTAATAAATCTCCTGTATTAccattatattataatcaaGATGTTATCGATGAAATTACTGTATCGGCAACTGAGAAGAAGACAAAGGAAAACGAAAAAGACTTCGTCAATATCGATGGTGTCGATATTCATCTATCTAACTTTGACAAGGCTTTGATGGAAATTGCAAATCCAGCGGAGTTAGGAACTGTTTTCGAAAAGCAAATCGAATCAGTAAAGAGAAAGAGAGCTACCTTAGAAGATAGCAAAacgaaagaagaagaagaaaagaatgaagaaaagaaggtTGAAAAAGCTCCAAAGGCAAAGAAAGCCAAGAAATAAATGACTGGGTtagaataatttaaatgtATATTAgttaaaaaattagaaattatataaacTCAAGAGTATATTTCAAGcattatttgattcatAACATCATGATTTTCGAGCCGTTATTCAAACATATATTTGCAAAATGTTGTGAATTAATCGTAAGTATCTAATTCAACTTTAAATTTTGGTCGAAAGCAAGACCATCGGAACTTTCTGTATAGGAGAACTGAACTTTTCATGCAAAAAGAACAggttaaaaaaaaataacacTCAAGCACACTAAATAACAAATTCTTCTTACTCCCGCCACTGTACAACCATACAGCATACGGAATGTCATTATCGTCACGTCCAGTGGTCCACCTTATAGGCTTAGGCTCCATGGGTGCCATTTTTGCAGCTGATTTACTCAACTATACGAATGCCTCAATAATTCCAATATTTAGATCTAAGGAAAAATTGgccaaatttcaaaacgAGGCAAATTCTGAACTTATGATCCATAGAAATTACTTACCTAGTAGGCCTATTTTGAAATACAAGTTTGCAAAGGCTTATTGTCCAGAAAGTACCATAAATGAACCATTTAAGAATTTGGTCGTTAGTACAAAGACGTTCCAGACGAAGAGCGCTTTGACTCCTTATTTAAAGTATATTGATTCTAATACAAACTTATTGTTGATACAAAATGGATTAGGTGTCTTAGATGACTTGAAGAATGATGTTTTCATTGATGAGACAAGAAGGCCACAATTGTTTCAAGGTGTTATTACTCATGGCGGTAGTCAAATTTCCGATTttactattaataatagtagCCAAGgagatttgaaaatatcacGTTTACCTTGGAATCAAGATAGAATGATTCAGAAATCGTGTGTATTAAAAGAAGACCGCAACGAAAACGAATTAATGCATTTATTGACGAGCGAGACAATGGTAAAAGGATTCAATATTACACATATGACATATCAAGAGTTATTATTCAGTCAGCTATATAAATTTGTTTTTAATTGTTGCATCAATCCTGTAACTGCCATTTTAGATTGTTCTATTGGAGAAATGAAACCAAACTCTACACCACTCTTAACTTCTATTGTCGTCGAAACCTTGTTCGTCTTGAGAAAAGCTTTCTCCCCATTATTTCAATACGAATCCATGTATAATGGACAAGAAGACTATCCTGCTATAGATGTAAATGGAAAGTTGTCAACAGATTATATGGTGGGAGAACTACTTAAGTATTTGGAGAAGCATAAAAACTCATCTAGCTCAATGAGGGAAGATGCCGTTCACTTGAGAAATACCGAAATTGATTACATCAACGGATATGTAGTGAGGCTTGCTAATGCCTTAGGTCTGTCTACGGAGTCAACTAAGGTGAATAAAACGATATGCGAGTTACTTAATCTGAGATTAGGCCTAAATAAAGTAAGATCTCTCAACAAGATACAAGGAACTTAAAAATAAGTTATAgattcatatatattaatcGTACGTGTTAATAAATAGATAGGAAATACTCTTTTCGCAATCGATTATCAACCATTGACAATGACTTCGGAAACatattatcttctttagtGTGGACGTGCTATTAAAAGCTCTTGCTCCAAAaatttccttttgtaaACAACTCATCACCAAAAAAGACTCGGCGCTTAGATTTCGGACTTTTGCGCCATTCATTAGAAAGGTAAAGTTTTGTGACACTAAAATAAAGACGTCTACAATTATTTATGTTTTTCTTTGCCAATACACAACATTTATCAATGAATCAAACTAGTAGTGAATACAGGTCATTATATGAGTCAACTGTTTAGTGACAGTGGTTTTAATCAAAGGATGACAGAagaatcaagaaaaaaacttGATCCACTGAAGACACTTGAACTGCTTATAGGGAAAATCAATAAGATGTCTGAAATTTGGGAAGATTTCACAAGGAAAAGTctagatgaagaaaaagttCATAATTTTACCTTTCAAGAAAAACTGAAAACTctagaagaaatatttgatcTTATACAAGGTCAAAACGCTTCTATATTAATCGATGTCGATTTATTAAGCAGAAATCTGTTAAAAAGTGATATTGAGTCTAATAACATATTTGAACACAATGATGAGTATATCCCTTCAAAGGTAACTTCAGAGAGCAGACCTACCAGCCATCCATACCTAACctttgatattgatgaaaacAATAATCTTGAATCCGACATTTCAAATATGGAACTTCTCGAATTTCCTACAAAAGgttttgaagatttaaatttcCCAGTATCTTCACCGCTTGAAAATCATAACATTAATGTAGTTTCAGGACCATCATTAAACTGCACTGATGAAGAGGAGGATAGAGATAAGTTCcttaacaaaaaaattcaacttGCTATGGCTGTTAaaccaaattcaattacAGAGTTATTCTATGAGTACGAGAATGTCCTAACACCTAAAGTTAAggatattcaaaaaaaatacgGTAAAAAGTGCTTAAAACAAATTACAAACATTAGAACTTTACAAAGGAGAAAAGCATTAGTCTCAGagattaagaaatttgCTAAACAAAACCGCAAATCTATAAAAGAGACATTGGAAGTCGCTGAATATATTAGATTGAAAAACAACAGAAGCGTTCCTTGGTTGTATAACAATATCTCTCATTTACtagatgaattgaaaaatgattatCTATAACAGCAGACGATACCTTCAGTAAATTCTAATATAATTGAATGctattaaaaatgaaatataaatGTATAGGAAAAATCTATATGTAAAATGGAATAATTTATAATGTGCGTTTCACTTTTTTAAGAAATCTTCAAACCCTAGTATTTTCTGCATTTCTTGTTCTGGCAGCATGAATAATGCTTTTCCAATCACAATGGAAGACGGCATAACCTTGACATATActcatcattattaacGCGCATGTGATACCGTACCATAGCCCAGAAATACccatattaaatttaaaagcTAACAAATATGCCATCGGTATCCCAACACAATAGAATGCaaacaaattaatatatCCACCAATTTTCTGTCTTCCTTGACCACGCAAACAACCAGCTGTTGATGCATTAAATGCATCAAATACTTGCATACAAGCAAGGATTGGTAGTGTTGAAACGACTAAAATCACCACATCGGATTCATTAGAGAATAATTTAGCgattttatctttaaattcgAATATGATAAACATATTCATTGAAGAACAGACgaatgataacaataaagCCATTTTGCAAGTGGTAATACAACTCTTATACAATGAAGCTCCAATGAAATTTGCTACTCTTGTACTTGTTGAAACAGAAATCGAGAATGGGACTTGATATGCCAATGATGCAACGGTGGAAACGATGGATTGGGCAGCAAGGGGAGCGGTACCAAGATGAGATGAGAAAATTGTTAAAATTTCGAATCCTAGGAATTCAGCTTCTACCATAATTATACCAGGTAAAGCTAAATTGaacatttttttccaatttttaaatACTTGACGTCTCTTAATTAATCCATTCCAACATTTTAAAGGATTGGCTTCAttcgttgttgttgttgtataTATGATTAATCCTAATGTCATTAACCAGTAATTTATTGCCACTGATAGGGGAGCTCCTAAATAACCGATCCCAATTCTCTTATCCCAAACAAGGatataattcatcaatgCATTTAGAGGAGCACAAACGAACAAAATAATTGTGGATGCATGAAATATCCCTTGACATTGTAAGAAACGTTTCCCACATTCGAAAAGGATAAACCCTGGTACACCAAATGCAGTAACTTTAAGATAATTTGCAGCCAATTTACATAATTCTCTCTCCGGTATCATCcatgataatattatttctgACCAACTAAACCAAATATACATGATTGGTAAGAATGCAAGAATGGTAATAACTGCACATCTTTGAACTAATACACCGACTAAATGATAATTGTTAGCACCATATGCTTGTGAACATAATGTGTCTAAGCACGTACAGAGGCCTTGTATGGCCGCTAAACCAGTGATATTTGCTGTCATAGAACCTAATGTTACACCACCTAATTCTTTGGTACCTAAATGGGACACAGAGAAGATTGATGCTAacgataatgaattttgtAAGATAAATGTAAAGATTAATGGGAGAGCATTAAGGGCTATAACTTTACATTCTCTTTTGTATGATGTTTTTATTTCCTTACCTGATTGAATTGCATTGTTCCATGTGTTCATGAtatcatttgatgattCTATTATACTTTCGAGGGAAGCGTTATCAGGATGTAAGACTTCGGTATCATCTTTTCTATTtaacaatttattatctatcAATAATTCTCTCTCTTCTTCTAGTAGGGGTAATGAGTTTCGACGTTCTAACGAAATTCGCTTTGGATGCTCATTTTCAGTGGTACCGTAATCTGTTTGTAATTGAGATTCTGAAGCGGAGGGCGCGTTTTCTGGTAACAACGATTGATACTCtgttatttcttcttcatcttgtCTGATGAAATGTTGGTCTTCTTGGTTACTATCATCAGTGGTATCCTCACTTCCTATCATTGACTCTGTAGGGATATAATCGGAAGGAACGAAGAGTCCTCCCTTACCAATACTAGTGGAATATATCACCGAGGACCTTCTTTCTGAAGTGGTGTGTACAAATTGTTTAGGCATTTTGTTTATCTCTGTTTATTACTTGTGTTATATGATAAACTGGAAAAGTGCTCAATGGTTTACTatgtcttctttttttctttgatattgGTCgtttaattcaatttatcatcaaGATATTCCGGTGAGTACAACGCTTCTTTTCCTGCTTTTTTTCGATTTGAATTAGGTAGATAATTTCGTTATCcctgatgatgatgtagTAGTATAATCTTGAATATAGAAGGTATAATATATCCTGATGGTGTTTCGCTCGTTTTGTTCCCTGAGGGAAAGCTTACATGtatgaaattttttcagATTTCCTGGTTGCCAGTTCCCAAGATATTAATTACATTACATAAGTAATGTTGGAACACATGGGGAAAATATCAGGAAAACACGGCGCGAACGGCGGGAAAAATCTAAAATCTATATACATCTTTAATTTAACGTATTGAAGTAATAGAAGGTCTTGAAAGGTGAAGGAAATAGGATTCCAGGATATGTACGTATTGACTAGGCAGCTCTAAGCTTCCATTGATTCAGAAAAAGCAATCGTCGTGAAGAATATGCTCCTTTATTTGGTACAGAAGAGGTAGACACCTAAAAGGATTGTATGCGTTTTCCTGTTTTTTGCAGGCCCAAAACGGTTCTTGACTATCTGTGGATCACAGTCTGTCAGTCGCCACGAAATATAAAGTCTTGACAATAAATGAGGATATCTACACAATATAGCTCCAATAAACTATTTGATAGAATGAGCTATTCAATCTTgcatttcttctttcatgAGGCCGCGAACATATTTTATTCCTAATAAAGTTGAAAATTCTGTTTATATTTTCGTAAGAGATTGAGAATTAGAAGACACCATACGTAGGTTACTCAtatctttttcctttaatcCAGTGATCGCTTTTCAGGTGTGGAGTTTATAGACCAAAAATTACTTAGATGTGAAATACGTATTTCCGAACGTCTGGATCAGATAATGCCAAGGTTCAAGACAGATTACGTGCACATGGCTAAAT
Coding sequences within:
- the NDAI0D01550 gene encoding uncharacterized protein (similar to Saccharomyces cerevisiae YIL102C-A; ancestral locus Anc_5.262), whose amino-acid sequence is MNRFALILVIAAFYTLWLFLPIFGWDGKIPFFPIPSDYAIYLPIFLLMTGFTLIGTFLGFLLILN
- the CIC1 gene encoding Cic1p (similar to Saccharomyces cerevisiae CIC1 (YHR052W); ancestral locus Anc_5.278); translated protein: MARTRSAGSSRKSTPVNTPTKQKKFQSNPKNKQNEDKSLIPQDRIINAITQLNKFTSSSDDASEDKKSQLLEDDELSKSVNLIAVNATSFSGSSKNFKSKLLTIKNSFYKPWKASSTTSIKDFKTLLILKDSDMKNVTEDDVYDKLNEFGITIDEIVCGKDLKTKYKAFEARRAFISEFSLILADDNIVTTLPKLLGGKAYEKIETTPIPIRCYANKEFSLKALTNSIKKVYLTQLPVKLPRGTTMNVHLGNLEWFKPEELATNIENITESLVKNYKIRAIFIKSNKSPVLPLYYNQDVIDEITVSATEKKTKENEKDFVNIDGVDIHLSNFDKALMEIANPAELGTVFEKQIESVKRKRATLEDSKTKEEEEKNEEKKVEKAPKAKKAKK
- the NDAI0D01570 gene encoding uncharacterized protein encodes the protein MSLSSRPVVHLIGLGSMGAIFAADLLNYTNASIIPIFRSKEKLAKFQNEANSELMIHRNYLPSRPILKYKFAKAYCPESTINEPFKNLVVSTKTFQTKSALTPYLKYIDSNTNLLLIQNGLGVLDDLKNDVFIDETRRPQLFQGVITHGGSQISDFTINNSSQGDLKISRLPWNQDRMIQKSCVLKEDRNENELMHLLTSETMVKGFNITHMTYQELLFSQLYKFVFNCCINPVTAILDCSIGEMKPNSTPLLTSIVVETLFVLRKAFSPLFQYESMYNGQEDYPAIDVNGKLSTDYMVGELLKYLEKHKNSSSSMREDAVHLRNTEIDYINGYVVRLANALGLSTESTKVNKTICELLNLRLGLNKVRSLNKIQGT
- the NDAI0D01580 gene encoding transcription activator GCR1-like domain-containing protein (ancestral locus Anc_5.277) — encoded protein: MSQLFSDSGFNQRMTEESRKKLDPLKTLELLIGKINKMSEIWEDFTRKSLDEEKVHNFTFQEKLKTLEEIFDLIQGQNASILIDVDLLSRNLLKSDIESNNIFEHNDEYIPSKVTSESRPTSHPYLTFDIDENNNLESDISNMELLEFPTKGFEDLNFPVSSPLENHNINVVSGPSLNCTDEEEDRDKFLNKKIQLAMAVKPNSITELFYEYENVLTPKVKDIQKKYGKKCLKQITNIRTLQRRKALVSEIKKFAKQNRKSIKETLEVAEYIRLKNNRSVPWLYNNISHLLDELKNDYL
- the ERC1 gene encoding Erc1p (similar to Saccharomyces cerevisiae YHR032W; ancestral locus Anc_5.276); amino-acid sequence: MPKQFVHTTSERRSSVIYSTSIGKGGLFVPSDYIPTESMIGSEDTTDDSNQEDQHFIRQDEEEITEYQSLLPENAPSASESQLQTDYGTTENEHPKRISLERRNSLPLLEEERELLIDNKLLNRKDDTEVLHPDNASLESIIESSNDIMNTWNNAIQSGKEIKTSYKRECKVIALNALPLIFTFILQNSLSLASIFSVSHLGTKELGGVTLGSMTANITGLAAIQGLCTCLDTLCSQAYGANNYHLVGVLVQRCAVITILAFLPIMYIWFSWSEIILSWMIPERELCKLAANYLKVTAFGVPGFILFECGKRFLQCQGIFHASTIILFVCAPLNALMNYILVWDKRIGIGYLGAPLSVAINYWLMTLGLIIYTTTTTNEANPLKCWNGLIKRRQVFKNWKKMFNLALPGIIMVEAEFLGFEILTIFSSHLGTAPLAAQSIVSTVASLAYQVPFSISVSTSTRVANFIGASLYKSCITTCKMALLLSFVCSSMNMFIIFEFKDKIAKLFSNESDVVILVVSTLPILACMQVFDAFNASTAGCLRGQGRQKIGGYINLFAFYCVGIPMAYLLAFKFNMGISGLWYGITCALIMMSICQGYAVFHCDWKSIIHAARTRNAENTRV